The Thunnus thynnus chromosome 22, fThuThy2.1, whole genome shotgun sequence genome includes a window with the following:
- the ostc gene encoding oligosaccharyltransferase complex subunit ostc, which produces METLYSIPFAVLECPNIKLKKPSWLHMPSAMTVYAVVIVSYFLITGGIIYDVIVEPPSVGSMTDEHGHQRPVAFLAYRVNGQYIMEGLASSFLFTMGGLGFIILDRSNAPNIPKLNRFLLLFIGFVSVLLSFFMARVFMRMKLPGYLMG; this is translated from the exons atgGAGACTTTATACAGTATACCGTTTGCTGTGCTTGAATGTCCAAATATAAAACTGAAGAAACCGTCGTGGCTGCATATGCCGTCGGCTATGACTGTGTATGCGGTCGTTATTGTGTCCTACTTTCTCATCACCGGAG GAATCATCTACGACGTCATAGTTGAACCACCAAGTGTGGGTTCAATGACTGATGAGCATGGACACCAGCGGCCAGTTGCCTTTTTGGCATACAG AGTAAATGGCCAGTACATCATGGAAGGACTGGCTTCCAGTTTCCTCTTCACAATGGGAGGCCTGGGCTTCATAATCCTGGACCGCTCCAATGCACCAAACATTCCCAAACTCAACCGCTTCCTGTTGCTCTTCATCGGTTTTGTCAGCGTCCTCCTCAGCTTCTTCATGGCAAGAGTGTTCATGCGCATGAAGCTGCC gggATACCTCATGGGCTAA
- the rpl34 gene encoding large ribosomal subunit protein eL34 has translation MVQRLTYRRRLSYNTASNKTRLSRTPGNRIVYLYTKKTGKAPKSACGICPGRLRGIRAVRPQVLMRLSKTKKHVSRAYGGSMCAKCVRDRIKRAFLIEEQKIVVKVLKAQAQSQKSK, from the exons ATGGTGCAGCGCCTGACTTACCGTCGTAGGTTGTCCTACAACACCGCCTCCAACAAGACTAGACT GTCCCGGACGCCTGGTAACCGCATTGTGTACCTGTACACCAAGAAGACTGGCAAAGCTCCCAAGTCAGCATGTGGCATCTGCCCAGGAAGACTGCGTGGT ATTCGGGCTGTTAGACCTCAGGTTCTGATGAGGCTCTCCAAGACCAAGAAGCACGTCAGCAGGGCCTACGGAGGCTCCATGTGCGCCAAGTGTGTGCGTGACAG GATCAAGCGTGCTTTCCTCATTGAGGAGCAGAAGATCGTCGTCAAGGTGCTGAAGGCCCAGGCACAGAGCCAAAAGTCTAagtaa